One genomic window of Cydia splendana chromosome 16, ilCydSple1.2, whole genome shotgun sequence includes the following:
- the LOC134798462 gene encoding uncharacterized protein LOC134798462, with protein sequence MNLLIVAALAAVCGAAKLDRTYLPPASARTAGGSEASLQTPNSFSQNSVPKGSYTNDFQGVVVDAALAGTRGASGSEETGLGSPRNAYGSTASKVGEAAFRGAQAAFRFPQGFGPNSAFASQTSQDSEFEARESPDGVDVSGESQFVDSRPERPQAAQERGANTLRFDSEVGVESFNYAFETDNGISAEETGTATNGVQAQGGYSYTGDDGKVYTVTYTADEGGYQPRGDHLPTPPPIPEEILKSLEQNARDEANGVVDDGLYDAQKYNAGGDYAESDSANGKQNDGPSAGTRNTDVDASGTFINQNIQNEPFNPNRQGGDKTVNQFTSFQNNADNRVGSRNEYLPPFQQTPQRQQNSSPDSSDADSSSSFQHGSTEGSGNFHSQSQQNRPTSQSFDSKPTTNQFNGFKQSTNGNQVNQNGNRLSSQSNRQQFGSAANAASDKGRNQFSAHASASFNSQHATSVPDTELTTPFETSPQDAQSAQSSAPSINAFGFNNQPSHNGQSHFTSQNSHLQTSQAPAQPTIPSFPQSRPQNSNNVPVGGNRNTQSGFSTQAPRQQEQFTKQTAFGSKRPQFSQNQFSQNADNQFSPSTQRPQFAQQATGQDDSYYYNQPSRIFNSPQSPSRFSSAPANQFDRVTQRPSSSQAPQEEENYPSTAFPSQNGQRQGPSRGPSFPTQSTPSDNQFQSNGIASATNGITQASASPFTAPTSAPSFSGQHSSHSRQQLQHSSFQSSRPSSPEPSKPSFSAQSTSPSQSSGALSNQFEKQNFESAKPLSQQPLQQVKEIKLDDDTKPEAPVTNLQYNGEVYEYTKPAEMLPPPENGFGQFGTKLPSAQKPAEPQPQFGQTASAQVTSQPHFGQSTTSAQATSQTFAPQSTQFSQSAKAQQGNQFGSRPQFGQSTTSAQATSQTFAPQSTQFSQSAKAQQGNQFGSRPQFGQSTTSAQITSQTFAPHSTQFSQSAKAQQGNQLGSRPQFGQSTASAEASSKPFAPQPTQFSQSSQGKFGSQPQFGQSATSSQQATSVSFAPQPTQFSQSGKISQGNQFGSRPQFGQSTTSSQQTTSDSFAPQPTQFSQSATDQQNTFGSRPQFGQVHSQSQQSTSFDSKPQFGQATQTDQFSAQTQESSAKPSKQFNQAHQTEQHSNQFQRRPSQGSFASAETPKPFGQENTSTCCQDAFGQQPSFGKPSQDSSIASTFQSNSAFKPAQSSSVAGKGEVFDGPRAPPSFDETGYHY encoded by the exons ATGAATTTG TTAATAGTAGCCGCGTTGGCCGCGGTTTGCGGCGCAGCCAAGCTCGACCGCACTTACTTGCCTCCTGCATCAGCCAGGACTGCTGGAGGCAGTGAAGCATCACTGCAGACTCCTAACTCCTTCAGCCAGAACTCTGTTCCTAAAGGAAGCTACACCAATGACTTCCAGGGCGTGGTTGTCGACGCTGCCCTTGCAG GAACCAGAGGCGCCTCAGGATCTGAAGAAACCGGCCTCGGCTCTCCCCGTAACGCCTACGGTTCCACTGCCTCCAAAGTAGGCGAAGCTGCCTTCCGAGGCGCCCAGGCTGCCTTCAGGTTCCCTCAAGGCTTCGGTCCTAACTCCGCATTCGCTTCCCAAACTTCACAAGATTCCGAGTTTGAAGCCAGAGAGTCACCTGATGGTGTAGACGTTTCTGGAGAGTCTCAATTTGTAGATTCAAGACCAGAGCGTCCTCAGGCGGCTCAGGAACGCGGTGCCAACACTTTGAGGTTCGACAGCGAAGTTGGCGTTGAGAGTTTCAACTACGCCTTTGAAACTGACAATGGGATTTCTGCTGAAGAGACTGGAACAG CAACCAACGGCGTCCAAGCTCAGGGCGGTTACTCCTACACTGGCGATGACGGGAAAGTGTACACGGTGACGTACACAGCCGACGAGGGCGGGTACCAGCCCAGGGGTGACCACCTGCCGACCCCACCGCCGATTCCGGAGGAGATCCTGAAGTCTCTGGAGCAGAACGCCAGGGATGAGGCCAACGGTGTTGTAGATGATG GCTTATACGATGCTCAGAAGTACAATGCGGGAGGCGATTACGCGGAAAGTGACAGCGCTAATGGTAAACAGAATGACGGGCCATCAGCCGGTACTCGGAACACCGACGTCGATGCAAGCGGCACATTCATTAATCAGAACATTCAGAACGAGCCTTTCAACCCCAACAGACAAGGCGGTGACAAAACAGTGAACCAGTTCACAAGCTTCCAAAACAATGCTGACAACAGAGTTGGATCGAGAAACGAGTACTTGCCACCCTTCCAACAGACACCACAAAGGCAACAAAACTCTAGCCCGGATAGTTCAGATGCTGATTCATCCTCAAGCTTCCAACACGGATCGACTGAGGGCTCTGGTAATTTCCATTCTCAATCTCAACAGAACCGACCAACCTCTCAATCTTTCGATTCAAAACCCACCACTAACCAATTCAACGGCTTCAAACAAAGCACCAATGGAAATCAGGTCAACCAAAATGGAAACCGCTTATCTTCCCAAAGCAATAGGCAGCAGTTTGGATCCGCGGCAAACGCTGCCTCCGATAAGGGGCGTAACCAGTTCTCAGCCCACGCTTCAGCCTCTTTTAACTCTCAACATGCAACTTCTGTCCCTGATACTGAACTGACTACACCTTTTGAAACAAGTCCCCAAGATGCTCAGTCAGCTCAATCTTCTGCGCCTTCTATCAACGCATTTGGCTTCAATAACCAGCCTAGTCACAACGGACAGTCGCATTTTACGTCACAAAACTCACATCTTCAGACTTCCCAGGCTCCTGCTCAACCGACAATTCCATCTTTCCCTCAGTCTAGACCTCAAAACTCTAATAACGTTCCAGTTGGTGGAAATAGGAATACTCAATCAGGATTCTCTACCCAAGCACCCCGTCAGCAAGAACAGTTCACCAAACAGACTGCTTTTGGTAGCAAGCGCCCTCAATTTTCTCAAAACCAATTCTCTCAAAACGCTGATAACCAATTCTCTCCCAGCACTCAGAGACCTCAATTCGCCCAACAAGCTACCGGTCAAGATGATTCTTATTACTACAATCAGCCTTCTAGAATTTTTAATTCGCCCCAGTCACCCTCGAGGTTTTCAAGCGCGCCAGCTAATCAGTTTGATAGAGTAACCCAACGGCCATCGTCTTCCCAAGCTCCCCAAGAAGAAGAAAACTATCCTTCAACTGCTTTCCCATCGCAAAACGGTCAGCGTCAAGGTCCATCTAGGGGACCTTCGTTCCCCACTCAATCGACTCCGTCAGATAACCAGTTCCAGAGTAACGGTATTGCTTCGGCTACCAATGGGATCACACAAGCGTCCGCCTCTCCTTTCACTGCTCCTACATCAGCTCCTAGTTTCAGCGGTCAGCATTCGAGCCACTCCAGGCAACAATTGCAACATTCATCCTTCCAATCAAGCCGTCCTTCTTCACCTGAGCCCAGCAAGCCTTCCTTCAGTGCGCAATCCACATCACCATCACAGTCCAGCGGAGCTCTATCGAACCAATTTGAAAAACAGAACTTCGAGTCGGCTAAGCCTTTGAGCCAGCAGCCATTGCAACAAGTGAAAGAGATCAAGCTTGATGACGATACCAAACCAGAAGCGCCTGTAACGAACCTGCAGTACAATGGAGAGGTTTACGAATACACCAAGCCAGCGGAGATGCTGCCGCCTCCAGAAAATGGCTTCGGACAGTTCGGAACTAAATTGCCAAGCGCTCAGAAACCTGCAGAACCGCAACCCCAATTTGGACAGACTGCTTCAGCTCAAGTTACTTCGCAACCCCATTTTGGACAGTCTACGACTTCAGCTCAAGCTACCTCTCAAACTTTTGCTCCCCAATCTACTCAGTTCAGTCAAAGTGCTAAGGCTCAACAAGGCAATCAATTCGGATCTCGACCTCAATTTGGACAGTCTACCACTTCAGCTCAAGCTACCTCTCAAACTTTTGCTCCCCAATCTACTCAGTTCAGTCAAAGTGCTAAGGCTCAACAAGGCAATCAATTCGGATCTCGACCTCAATTTGGGCAGTCTACCACTTCAGCTCAAATTACCTCTCAAACTTTTGCTCCCCATTCTACTCAGTTCAGTCAAAGCGCTAAGGCTCAACAAGGCAATCAACTCGGATCTCGACCTCAATTTGGACAGTCTACCGCTTCAGCTGAAGCATCATCGAAGCCTTTTGCGCCTCAACCTACTCAGTTCAGTCAAAGTTCACAGGGCAAATTCGGATCCCAGCCTCAATTTGGACAGTCTGCGACTTCATCTCAACAGGCAACATCTGTATCGTTCGCTCCTCAACCTACCCAGTTCAGTCAAAGCGGCAAGATTTCACAAGGCAACCAATTCGGATCCCGACCTCAATTCGGACAGTCTACAACTTCATCTCAACAGACTACATCTGATTCATTCGCTCCTCAACCCACCCAGTTCAGTCAAAGCGCAACAGACCAGCAGAATACCTTCGGATCCCGTCCCCAATTTGGTCAGGTACACTCACAGTCCCAACAATCAACATCTTTTGATTCAAAGCCTCAATTTGGTCAAGCTACTCAAACTGATCAGTTCAGCGCTCAAACTCAGGAATCCAGTGCTAAACCATCGAAACAGTTCAACCAAGCGCATCAAACTGAACAGCATAGCAATCAATTCCAGCGTAGACCATCTCAAGGA